The sequence CAAAAATCAAATCAGTTGCAAGTTATAAGGCCGGGCAAAAAAGGAGGAACCTTTGCGGTTTCTCCTTTTTTGCTTTTAAAATTTTTTTATCGAGATTAGTTCAAAAAACAAAAACGGGAAACAGGATTTGACCCACTTAAAAATGTGTATGTGCACGGATTTCTATTTGGAGGGAAGCAGAAATTCATAAAAACTTTAAAAATCTTATTAAGTTTGGCTGTGTAAAGAGAGATGGAGTTATGATATAATAATATTTGAATAATATTATTTATATCATTAAACAGTTTAAATAAATAAGCACTATGCAAAACAAAACGCCAATCAGTTTCCATGGTGGTTTCCGCTTTCTATACAGCAAATCTATTTTACACATATTCTCCATTTTGATTGAAGCAAGTTTTGTAGTTAAATGCTATGGGAAAGTTATAATTTTTATATAACTTTGTTATTGATTTTTTGTATTTTTTCCTTATGGAGGTGATTTTGTAAAATACAAACAATAAATATAATCAAATATATTATTAAATTATTTTGAAGGAGGAATCATGGTGAAAAAGACATTATGCTTTGTACTGACTTTGGCTATGCTGACGGCATTTATTCTTCCTCAGGGGATTGTGTCCGCAGCAGGAAGCTATAACTATGCGGAAGCACTTCAGAAAGCCATTTACTTTTATGAGTGTCAGCAGGCCGGCCCTCTACCTGAATGGAACCGCGTTGAGTGGCGTGGCGACGCAACAATGAATGATGAGGTACTTGGTGGATGGTATGACGCAGGTGACCATGTCAAGTTTAATCTGCCTATGGCGTATTCGGCGGCAATGCTTGGCTGGGCTCTTTATGAGTATGGCGATGACATTGAGGCATCGGGGCAGAGACTTCATCTTGAAAGGAACCTTGCCTTTGCCCTTGACTATCTTGTTGCCTGCGACAGAGGTGACAGTGTCGTTTATCAGATAGGTGACGGTGCCGCTGACCATAAATGGTGGGGTTCTGCGGAAGTTATTGAAAAAGAAATGACAAGACCTTACTTTGTAGGAAAGGGATCCGCCGTTGTAGGTCAGATGGCTGCAGCTTTGGCTGTAGGTTCCATAGTTCTTAAAAATGATACATACCTCAGATATGCGAAGAAGTATTTCGAACTTGCAGATGCAACAAGAAGTGACAGCACTTATACTGCTGCAAATGGTTTCTACAGTTCCCACAGCGGATTCTGGGATGAGCTGTTGTGGGCTTCCACTTGGCTCTATCTTGCAACAGGTGATAGAAATTATCTTGATAAAGCTGAGTCCTATATTCCAAAATTAAACCGTCAGAATCAGACCACAGATATAGAATATCAGTGGGCACATTGCTGGGATGACTGCCACTATGGAGCAATGATCTTGCTTGCAAGAGCTACAGGTAAAGAAGAGTATCACAAATTTGCACAAATGCATCTGGATTGGTGGACACCTCAAGGTTATAACGGAAAGAGAGTTGCATATACTCCCGGCGGACTTGCGCATCTTGATACCTGGGGACCGTTGAGATATGCTACAACTGAAGCATTCCTCGCTTTTGTATATGCCGATTCAATAAATGACCCGGCTCTCAAGCAAAAATATTATAATTTTGCGAAAAGCCAGATTGACTATGCATTGGGTTCAAATCCTGACAACAGAAGCTATGTAGTCGGATTTGGAAACAATCCGCCACAGCGTCCTCACCACAGAACCGCTCATGGAACTTGGTTGGATAAAAGAGATATTCCGGAAAAGCACAGACATGTACTTTACGGTGCTCTGGTCGGAGGACCCGGAAGAGATGACAGTTATGAAGACAATATAGAGGATTATGTAAAAAATGAAGTTGCCTGCGACTACAATGCAGGTTTTGTAGGCGCGCTCTGCAGATTGACTGCTGAATACGGCGGAACTCCTCTTGCGAACTTCCCGCCACCGGAACAAAGAGATGATGAGTTCTTCGTAGAAGCGGCTATAAATCAGGCAAGTGATCATTTCACTGAAATAAAAGCATTGCTCAACAACCGTTCATCCTGGCCGGCAAGACTTATTAAGGACCTTTCATACAACTATTATATGGATTTGACTGAAGTTTTTGAGGCAGGTTACAGTGTTGACGATATTAAAGTAACAATAGGCTATTGCGAAAGCGGTATGGATGTCGAGATTTCGCCGATTACTCATTTGTATGACAATATTTATTACATAAAAATATCATATATCGACGGAACCAATATTTGTCCGATAGGTCAGGAACAGTATGCCGCTGAGCTTCAGTTCCGTATTGCGGCACCTCAAGGTACTAAATTCTGGGATCCGACAAATGACTTCTCATATCAGGGACTTACCAGAGAGTTGGCAAAGACAAAATATATGCCCGTTTTTGACGGAGCAACAAAAATCTTTGGAGAAGTTCCAGGCGGCTTTGAACCGGTTCCTTCACCTTCGCCGACTCCTGCTCAATATAAAGTCGGTGACTTAAACGGTGACGGAGTGGTTAATTCAACTGACAGTGTAATATTGAAAAGACATATAATTAAATTTTCTGAAATAACAGATCCAGTTAAATTGAAAGCTGCTGATCTTAACGGAGATGGCAATATAAACTCCAGCGATGTTTCATTAATGAAGAGATATCTGCTCCGTATAATAGATAAATTTCCGGTAGAATAGTTTGGCATTTGAAATACTCTTTGAGTACGGGCTGTCCTGAAAAACAGGACGGCTCTTTTGTTTATTTTTATTAATGTTGAGAATTGAAATAAAATAATTATCATGGTATACTTTTTCATTATATTTCTTCATTTGACAAGTTTAGCGTGAAGAATTTTAATTTTATCGGAGAATGTTTGAGCAAGAGGAAATATGATGTGAAGGGTGAGTGTAATGAAGTTATACCTTGTTGCCGGTTCAAAAAGCGATATGCTGAAAAGATCCCTGGAAGAAAACCAGGATATTGAAGTGGTATATATTGCAAACTCTTTTGAAGAAGCTCTTAATCATTTGATTAGAAACAGCCTGGATTTTGACAGCATGCTGTTGATGGATGCCGGCATTGTCGAAAATACAGAAAGTTTTACGGATACCCTGAACACTTTAAGAGAGTTGATGAACAGCTCATATCCAAATATTACAAT comes from Acetivibrio thermocellus ATCC 27405 and encodes:
- a CDS encoding glycoside hydrolase family 9 protein, which produces MVKKTLCFVLTLAMLTAFILPQGIVSAAGSYNYAEALQKAIYFYECQQAGPLPEWNRVEWRGDATMNDEVLGGWYDAGDHVKFNLPMAYSAAMLGWALYEYGDDIEASGQRLHLERNLAFALDYLVACDRGDSVVYQIGDGAADHKWWGSAEVIEKEMTRPYFVGKGSAVVGQMAAALAVGSIVLKNDTYLRYAKKYFELADATRSDSTYTAANGFYSSHSGFWDELLWASTWLYLATGDRNYLDKAESYIPKLNRQNQTTDIEYQWAHCWDDCHYGAMILLARATGKEEYHKFAQMHLDWWTPQGYNGKRVAYTPGGLAHLDTWGPLRYATTEAFLAFVYADSINDPALKQKYYNFAKSQIDYALGSNPDNRSYVVGFGNNPPQRPHHRTAHGTWLDKRDIPEKHRHVLYGALVGGPGRDDSYEDNIEDYVKNEVACDYNAGFVGALCRLTAEYGGTPLANFPPPEQRDDEFFVEAAINQASDHFTEIKALLNNRSSWPARLIKDLSYNYYMDLTEVFEAGYSVDDIKVTIGYCESGMDVEISPITHLYDNIYYIKISYIDGTNICPIGQEQYAAELQFRIAAPQGTKFWDPTNDFSYQGLTRELAKTKYMPVFDGATKIFGEVPGGFEPVPSPSPTPAQYKVGDLNGDGVVNSTDSVILKRHIIKFSEITDPVKLKAADLNGDGNINSSDVSLMKRYLLRIIDKFPVE